The window ATCAACAACTCCCTCCCTTTTCAGAGCTGTTATGTCCTCAATTTTTCTGAAAGAAAGACTGAATATAATAGGTAAAGTGAGCTGTGGATTGTGTGTGATCGGATCTACTGTCATGGTTATGCATTCTCCAAAAGAAACCAAAGTTCATACAATGGATCAAATGTTAGAAAAAGTTCAAGAGCCAGGTAATATATTTGTAAtgttacaagtgtggacacagattagTGTggatatgtgttttttttttttatatttgtaatattattagTCAATTCAAAATACCTGTTGTGTTATGTCTAAAAACATTTCAGGGTGTCACCTTTTCGTTGGTCCTTGTGAAAATTAATACAGAAAAGCGCTGTTCACCCTCGAAATGAACAAAGTGTTATATTCATTTCATTCATATCTTTCTTTATTCATAAATGTCTGCAAAAAagttaaatgaaaataagaaaactgtatatttttaattatgaaaaaatatatatacaagtaaaagagCTAGACGATATCGTAGTGAAATAAAAACTCAAATTCGAGGACAaaacaatagttaaaaaaaacctaaaaaataaCATAGAGACCAACAACAGTTTTAGAAACATTTCATGAAAAAACCAGGAAAACCAGGGCTGATATCAGATGCTCCATAAAGATAGCTGAATTTGGAAAAGAATTCTTTGcctattcattttatatttgattttttttttcattttgtaggTTTTATCGTATTTTGTCTGCTACTATTGGTTATATCCATGGTTTTCATGATATATCTAGCACCTCGATATGGAAGTAAATCTGTGATGGTTTACGTCACAATCTGCGCAACTCTCGGCGCTTTTACTGTGATGGGTTGTAAAGGAATGGGTGTAGCTGTTACACAGACAATAAAAGGGGACCAGCAATTCACGAACTGGTTTACTTATTTGATGCTTGCTATAGTTATCACATGTATATTAGTACAGTTGAATTTCCTTAATCGTGCGTTAGATATATTCAATACCGCGGTAGTGACTCCAATTTATTACGTATTGTTTACGTCATGTGTAGTCTCGTTATCAGCTGTATTGTTCAAAGACTTTTTCTACATGGACTGGAAGGATATATTATCTTTCTTCTTAGGTTTTATAACTGTTGTGGGAGGAATCTTCCTACTCAATGCATTTAAATACATGAACATATccatgaaaaatctaccaaaagcCCACAAAAAGGACACAGAGAAGCAGGATGAAAACGCCAACATGTCCGTCAATGGTGATATCATGTGTCACACAGACGACGAGGAGGATGTCGACGCTTACCAAAGACTTGCAAATAGTCATAGTGTGGCTAGCATGAACCATAttgaatttgaaattgatacaaatttaaaaagttgATAAAGATTCTACTGAATGAGAAAAATATGACTAGTCGAGCTGTCCTTCCTACTTATAATTCTGAAGAGATAAATAAGGATCCTGAGTGAATGAGAAAAAGTATGAGCAGTCGAGCTGTCCTTGTAATCCGCGACATCAATGCCATGTCAGGCATAGAAAAGGAAAATGGTCTTATTTGCTTCATAATATCTGATTAAATCGTTCCGAATGCATAGTTGAACGCTGGTTAATTTTTTTCCGAAACAAAAGCAAA of the Mytilus galloprovincialis chromosome 8, xbMytGall1.hap1.1, whole genome shotgun sequence genome contains:
- the LOC143042872 gene encoding magnesium transporter NIPA2-like, with translation MANFTSLPEMSDPNTTQSPLPNVTEPTEHIVSNEDIYGFWIGFSLAVISNAFIGSSFIFKKRGLIRIAKRRGTRADQGGYGYLKEWLWWLGMFLMIFGEILNFVAYAFAPATLVTPLGALSVIVAAVMSSIFLKERLNIIGKVSCGLCVIGSTVMVMHSPKETKVHTMDQMLEKVQEPGFIVFCLLLLVISMVFMIYLAPRYGSKSVMVYVTICATLGAFTVMGCKGMGVAVTQTIKGDQQFTNWFTYLMLAIVITCILVQLNFLNRALDIFNTAVVTPIYYVLFTSCVVSLSAVLFKDFFYMDWKDILSFFLGFITVVGGIFLLNAFKYMNISMKNLPKAHKKDTEKQDENANMSVNGDIMCHTDDEEDVDAYQRLANSHSVASMNHIEFEIDTNLKS